The Theileria annulata chromosome 2, complete sequence, *** SEQUENCING IN PROGRESS *** genomic sequence TGGCAAACTGAAACGATTGCAGTATTAACATTTTGTACGGAATCCGACTCAACATTACATTTTTTGAATGTTTCTATATACTCATCTGATTTTGTTGGCAAGAATAGTTTATTAACCGCGTTAAAACTTCCAACGTGTAATCCTTCAATTATCTTGACCATTAAGTTGATTAAATAgaatacaaatataaaaataaataatttacaagtAATAGGATGTAAACTTCATTCAAgctaatatataaatattttcattgTTATCGTGGCATCTTGGGTATTAAAATCTAATAACTGGGTTCTCATATTTACttttttatacataaatatcATCTGTGCATTATAATTGTTTTGATTTGTTTGAATTTGACTAAAATTGGTTTCTATTCTTTTTTTATTACAATTATTCTGACTACAGTGTGTTACACATTCTAAGATGaatgtaatttattttatcaaaattaactTATATGTATCATAAGCGAAATAACATGAATGATCTTAATGAAAACGAACGTGAGGAGCTTCAGCactttattaacattttatactCCTTTATGTCATACAAGAGGGACGGATCTGTCGAGGTTGAACGGGTATATAGGTCATATAACCTTCTTTCTGAGGATGATAAAAAGCTCCTCATAGAATCTCCCGCAGCCAAGTCAATAAAGATGCTAAAGGCCATTATTACTAATCAAAACTTTATAATTTCTATGGTTTCtggaattattaatttcgATAATTATGAAGGGAAGATGGACAAGTTGTACCTCGAAAATGAGAACAAGTACACTAACGAAGATGTCATTAGGGAACTTCGTATCATTGTAAAGAATACTTCCTTCTGTAACACACCCGAAAATCTTGACGACTCTGAGATAAATCCAACCACTGATCCTGTGGTTTTACATAGGAATGGAAATTGGGTATGATTTATCAactttattaatttaatttaacataatttttaggtCCGAACTACTTTACGGCAGTTTGTTAGGGATTGGTCTGATGAAGGGGAATACGAACGCAATCAATGCTTCAAACCACTTTTGGATGCTCTTAAGCGTAAATTACCAATCAAAGATCCAAAGAATCCTCCATTGTAATTGAATTTTagatttgtaaattaatttttcagaATTCTTTGTCCTGGTTGTGGACTTGGTCGACTTCCATTTGAGGTTTTGAGGTTAGGTTACTCTAGTCAAGGGAACGAGTTTTCTTATTTCATGCTTATTggtatttatatttctattttcatttttatttaggTTCAaactttattattaatcattCTATTAAGCCTAGGACTTTCAAAATCTTTCCTTATTGTCTTGATACTAGTAACAGGTTTGttctttataaatttagatGAAACAGAATTTCTAACGATGACCATTTAAAGGAAGTTTATATACCTGACGTTTCACCATCGAGCTTTAATTTTGAGTCACATAATTTTTCTATTTGTGCTGGTGAGTTTACGGAGGCCTACGATGACTTCTTTGAATACTTTGACGGGATTCTTACATGTTTCTTTTTGGACACAGCCAAGAATGTTATTTCTTACATTCGAACTATTGCCAAGATTATAAAAAAAGGAGGGTTGTGGGCAAATATTGGTCCCCTTCTTTATCATTACGCTGATTTAACTCATAATTCAATCGAGTTGGCCTGGAATGAGATTGAGAAAATAATCTCGAACTGGTTTACTATTGAGAATGTTGAAATAAAGGATGCTAATTATACTTCTAACTCCCTGAGTATGATGAAAACTCAGTACAAGTGTATATATTTCGAGGCGATAAGGAACGATGTTGAAGTTTTCGGCAAAtcaataacattttaatcATCGCatattatttcaaacaAAAACTACAAATGTGAAATATGATAACATGGCGTGAATAAATGTatctatttattttatttctaaaatttgtattgtGTCGACTGTGTGTAGGGTTTTACtagatattttaaatttcattatctATGATTATTTGCCTGGATTCCTCctgtaaatttatttgttttgttatgttttattaatattgtacTTTGTCAGGTTCATCATAGGGGATTTCACCATCCTTCTTATCGCAGTGGCTGTTGCTACTAACGcttttgttaaaaattccaattttaaaaacaatataTCGTCTTCACTATTATATCCCAACTCCTCTGGCGCACAATCTACCTTTTCTGAAAGGTATAACGTGCCGAGTAACCAGAGTTTCGATAGGGGAGAAGGTCTAGAAGAATCATCAACAGCTGGATTCTCAAAGTTATTCGCACATAGATATAAATATGTCCAAGTAACTCTAGAGAAGGATACACCTAACGTGGGTAAAAAGGGTATgttgaataaaaataattagtaaataaatagCTAACAATCTGTTCAGGTGAGGTTGTTCATGTAAACAGAAGTTTCGCTTTTAATTATCTAGTACCATTTGGATTCGCGAGGTATACAACGAGATCTGAACTCGTAGGAATCGCACTCGATAGAGACTACAAAGACGCTCTGGCAAATATTAGAAGAACATCAGCACTTCAACTCAAGGATAAAATCGGAAAGAACCTATTGCTTGAATTCCAAATCCCTTCATCAAGCAGGAACCCAGATGAACTTAACTCACCATTGAGACCAATacatataattaatagaCTGAGagatattaaaattctGGGCCCACTTGACATGTTAAGGGAGCAGGATGTAAAAATACACACTGAAACAGGGCTGATTTCTAAATTTGGAGTGTACAAAGTAACGCTAATTCTAGATAAGGACATTGAATCATCAATTAAAGTTTCAGTAACGGATATTCCAATTTCCTCAGTAGTTTTCAAGACAACTAAATGAAGAAGGTGGATTCTGGTTATGTACGATATCTAGGTATGCGTTTCCTACACCACTCCTCAGCCCAGAGCCGGTTTTACACTAACAGATTCTACGTAAAGAAGTGTGGAAGTTGCAAGTCTCTTAACAGTCTCTCGTCTGTAAATTGTATTAGTTGCTCAAACACTTTAACTGACCATGACATAAGGCTTAGGAACATTGACCATATATGCGAGGCCACCAATTCTCGGAAGTGGCAAAACCCACACGATTTTACCGTGTATAGGTGTTTTGACTTTACTGTGATGTTTAATAGAACACCTTGCTCTTTCATACACTTGTCTGCATTCCCAAACGGAACCTTTTACGACATCAAGAACTTCAGAAAGGCCCACCTGCCTTTGATAAGTAAGATGAACGAGAAGTGTATTGGGATTTTCAGGGATATAATCGGCGGTAAAATTAACCTTCCACTTCCACAAAACAAGTTTTCGGAGCATTTTAAGGCCCAGATTTCTGGCAAATCGCATACTGAGTATGTTCTAAAGAGTGCAATATTTGGGTTCAACTACCCTAACACGAATTCCCACGTTGACATGCACGCAATTCTACCCCCAATTGAGTCCTTCAACATTTTCAAATCACCCTTTTATTACCCTCTCGACAAGGTCATTTCCGACCTCAGGATCTTTGGACACGTTAGGCAATATTCCCCAGCTCAGATCAGGAAAATGTAAGTCCCCTActcaaataattattcagGAACGAGTCAGATGATATAGTTCAGCAAATATTGGAGATTGATAAGGATTTAAGGACAAAATTCAGAGAATAAtcttgtaaaataaatattcttttaCATAGTAGCAAATACATATGGGTATTGTAAATAGTcataaatgtgtattaaattaacaaacTGAAATTGGGTGTAAATCCCTATGTTTGGCTAGGCACTCAGCTATGGGTCTCTCTTCGGCCCCTCTTTGACATTTCTCTAACTTGTTCTAAAAGGTAATTAAATGGGGTGTTAAAAGTACCTGGATCCAAGCTCGATGAGCTGGAGGAGTAATCTCGCTTCCTAGGGTAGCGATGGGTGGGAGAACTTTTACGGTGGTGTCTGTGTCCACGTCTACGATGTTCACGG encodes the following:
- a CDS encoding uncharacterized protein (all_bases.cand.1501 - score = 54.80), whose amino-acid sequence is MYHKRNNMNDLNENEREELQHFINILYSFMSYKRDGSVEVERVYRSYNLLSEDDKKLLIESPAAKSIKMLKAIITNQNFIISMVSGIINFDNYEGKMDKLYLENENKYTNEDVIRELRIIVKNTSFCNTPENLDDSEINPTTDPVVLHRNGNWVRTTLRQFVRDWSDEGEYERNQCFKPLLDALKRKLPIKDPKNPPLILCPGCGLGRLPFEVLRLGYSSQGNEFSYFMLIGSNFIINHSIKPRTFKIFPYCLDTSNRISNDDHLKEVYIPDVSPSSFNFESHNFSICAGEFTEAYDDFFEYFDGILTCFFLDTAKNVISYIRTIAKIIKKGGLWANIGPLLYHYADLTHNSIELAWNEIEKIISNWFTIENVEIKDANYTSNSLSMMKTQYKCIYFEAIRNDVEVFGKSITF
- a CDS encoding 50s ribosomal protein L9, putative (50s ribosomal protein l9, signal peptide, apicoplast target sequence;~1 probable transmembrane helix predicted for TA12790 by TMHMM2.0 at aa 12-34), giving the protein MYLFILFLKFVLCRLCVGFIIGDFTILLIAVAVATNAFVKNSNFKNNISSSLLYPNSSGAQSTFSERYNVPSNQSFDRGEGLEESSTAGFSKLFAHRYKYVQVTLEKDTPNVGKKGEVVHVNRSFAFNYLVPFGFARYTTRSELVGIALDRDYKDALANIRRTSALQLKDKIGKNLLLEFQIPSSSRNPDELNSPLRPIHIINRLRDIKILGPLDMLREQDVKIHTETGLISKFGVYKVTLILDKDIESSIKVSVTDIPISSVVFKTTK